The genome window CGTTTGCCGTTCAGTCGCATCATTGGAACAGGGATGCTCTCGTCCGGTGAAATCCAGAATGGTGTATCCTGGGTTTGTTCCGGTTTGAACGCGTGCAGCCAGTCGCCTTTGAAATAAATCGCATTAACCAGTACCATGCGGGTCATGGAGCTGACGGAGCCGGTTGGAAGCAGATCCCGGATTTTATCCCGGGTTTTTTCCTCCACCCATTGGTTAATGGCTTGTCGTTCCGTGTCGGGCTGATGGACGAAATCGGCCGAGCGAATCTCTGCCGCATATTTTTCGGTGACGGCGGTTTTAAAACTTCCAAGGATTGGAAATTTTTGATCCGCCCAGAGCGCATTCGCGCTCTCCAAAGTCACATTTGTTCCAGCCATTGGAAATCCATTTTGCTGCAGCAATAGGTTTTCAAACTGGCGCAATGTTTGGCCTTTCGCGCCCTCGCGGGTCATTGCCAGTGCAGCTTCAATGCTGGCCGGCGAGAAAAACAGGTTGCCTTCCTGCTTCGCCAGTTGGTCGTAGAGCTTAAACGTCAAATCTTCAGCTCGCGCGAACGCGGCAGCCATGGATAGAACACACAGAATTTTTTTCATCTCAAACCTCCGTTGCTAAGGCTGTGGCCAGTCTGCACCCTTC of Tichowtungia aerotolerans contains these proteins:
- a CDS encoding serpin family protein, with translation MKKILCVLSMAAAFARAEDLTFKLYDQLAKQEGNLFFSPASIEAALAMTREGAKGQTLRQFENLLLQQNGFPMAGTNVTLESANALWADQKFPILGSFKTAVTEKYAAEIRSADFVHQPDTERQAINQWVEEKTRDKIRDLLPTGSVSSMTRMVLVNAIYFKGDWLHAFKPEQTQDTPFWISPDESIPVPMMRLNGKRFRYSENDCFQTLELPYEGEAVSMLLILPRERDGLKPIEECFAAGNFKTCTEDLRQREVNVFLPRFKIESSFPSLKSTLTALGLTDAFDAQRADFSGISEQPLFISDVIHKSFVEVNEEGTEAAAATGVIMRATSIGRPPAVFRADHPFIFLIRENKAGKILFIGRVTNPVE